The stretch of DNA AGACATCTTGAAGATACAATGCCTACTTATGTTGGAGAAACTTTAAATGTATTAGTTGAAAGTTTAAAACCAAATGGTGAAGTTTGTGGATTTACTGATAACTCTTTACAAGTATTTACAAAAGGAAGTGATGAACTTTTAGGTAAATTTGTAGATGTAAAAATTACTGAAGCTTCACGAACATCTTTAAAAGGTGAAGTTGTTCTTTAATGAAAAACTACTTTAAATTTAGTGTACTACCTTATATATTATATTTATTAATTAAATTGATATATTTAACAAATAGAAAAACTTTTCATCACCCAAAATTAAATGAAAATGAAGCTTTTATTTTTGTTGCATGGCATGGAGATTTAGTTTCTCAACCGATTAATTATTTTAATAAAAGACCAAATGGTAAAGTAAAAACGATGATTAGTCAAAGTAAAGATGGGGAAATTATTGCAAAAGTATATTCTTTATTTGGTATAGGTGCAATTAGAGGATCTTCTTCTAAAGGTGCAGCTAAAGCATTAATTAGTACAATAAGAGAAATTAAATCAGGTTACGATGTTGCAATATCACCTGATGGTCCAAGAGGCCCTAGATTTAGCGTTGCATCAGGTGTTGTGGCTATCGCTCAAAAAAGTGGTGCAAGAATTGTAGTTTTAAGTTCTAAACCAGAAAAATATTGGCAATTTAATTCTTGGGATAAATTTATATTACCAAAACCATTTGGGAAAGTAAATTTTTATATGTCAGAACCTTACGATATTGTTAATCTAGAGTTTGAAGAAGCGAGAGATTTTATTAAAAATAAGATGTTGTTAAATGTTATACTTTAAAAGAAGTTAGATAGGAAATATATGTTTACTAAAGAGTCTTTGTATATTAATGCTGTGAAATATGATACCCAACTAAAACTTGATTATAAAAAATTAAATAATGAAGAGATTATTGATACTGATAATTCTGTTTTTTTAGTTGATAATGACTTATTACCTTTGGATATAGCTCAAAAATTAAATTCTTCACAAGAAGAAATTGATAATACTTATATTTCTACATTATTGATAAATGACACAACAAAACTTGTTCCTAAAGCAATATCAGCAAAATTAAAAGATTGTGAAATAGCAAAATTTAATAATGAGTTTGATATTGCTGTACTTAAAACAACTCTCTTTGAAACAAAAAATTATTTTGTAAAAACAGGAATAGACTATGTTTATTCAGCTTTTCATTTAATAAATCTTCACATAGATAAAAATATATCAAGAAGTGAATTTATAGTATTTTTATTTAATAGCAAAGCTTTTATTGTTATTTTAGATGCTGCAGGAATTATTGTTCATAATACAATTTTAGATTTGGCTTGTTTTGATACTATTAAAAAAACTCATTTTTATGATGATGATATTGATGGGCAAAAACTTTTTGATGAAATTTATTATTTAGAATTAAATGAGATTATTCATAATACCTTAAATGCATTTTATGAGAAAAAGAATAATGTTTTTGTAGAAAAAGTGACTATTCTTTATGTTTTAAAACAGTTATCTCAAGAACAAATTGAACAATTAGGTGAAGATTTATTATTAAAAGTAGAATACCATCCAATAAATATTGATGAAGAAATCTTTGAGTTATCAAGGGATAAACATTTAAAGAAAAGTTTCATAAAACCTAGAAAAAAGAAAAAGAAAAGAAATTATACAAATTTATATATATTCTTATTTATTGTTTTAGTTGGATTTTTAGCTTATCAAGCATATTTAAAAGTTGATTTTAATGAATTATTTAAAAAAGAAACAGTTTCTGAAAAAACAATAGATATACAAAAAATTGAAGATATTCTTGAATTGCCAGATCATTTAGCTTTAAATGATCAAATAGAACAAAGAATAAAATCAATATTTGAAACAATTCCAAATGAAGTATATTTAAAAGAATTAAAAATAGAAAAAAATATTTTAGAATTAAAGGGTAACTTTTTAAATGAAGGAATTTTTGCAAGTGCTTTAAAACCTAATTTAAATAAATTATATAAAGAAGTTGTTTATTCTACATCATCAAGTGATAAAAAAGTTAATATTGATGGTGTAATTCTTGCAAGAAATGATATTGAACTAAATAAAACTTATAAAACATATGATAAACAATATCTAACAGATGAATTTATGGCTTTAGATAGAGTAACTGAACAATTAAAAATTTTAATGCCAATTGATTCAATAATAAAGTTTAATACAACAGCTAGTAATAGTACTATCACAAGATTTGTTTATTCAGTAAATATTTTAGTAAAAGACCCTAGAGAATTTTTTGATATGATTGAAGTGTTAAATAATGAATTATATTCAATTCATATTGCTTATCCAATTAGTATGTTAAAAACAGAAGCTGGAATAGAAATAGAATTTGTTTTAGTATTTAATCAACAAAATGAATCAAAAGAAGAAATTAAAGAAGAAAAAGAAGAAACAAAATAAAAACTTGGAAATTTACCAAGTTTTTATTTCATTATAAATTGAATCTCTCTCAACGGGTATAAATCCAGAATTTCTAATCAAATCAACAAATTCCATTTGAGCTATTCCATTTGCACTAGAAGCTCCCGCTGCACTTTGAATTGCTTCTTTTTCAATTGTTCCATCCACATCATTTGCCCCAAATTCTTGAGCAATTAATGCAAGTTTTACAGTTGAAGTTGCCCAATAAGCTTTTATATTTGGAATATTATCAAGTAAAATTCTAGCTATTGCATAAGTTTTTAATATTTCTTGACCTGTTAAAGGTTCTTTAACTTTTAAGTAATTATTTTCAGTTTGATAAACAAGTGGAATAAAGGCATTAAACCCACCTGTAATGTCTTGTAAGTCCCTTAATCTTAATATATGGTCAATTCTATGGTTTCTATCTTCAACATGTCCAAAAAGCATTGTAGCATTACTTTTTCTGCCTTTTAGATGCCAAAGTTTGTGAATCTCTAACCATTGATCAGAAGTAACTTTTCCACCACAGATTCTTTTTCTCACTGTTTCATCAAAAATTTCAGCACCACCACCTGGCATTGAATCAATTCCATGTGCTATCATCATATTAATAATCTCTTCGTATGAAAGCTTATATTCAGTACTTAAAAAATGAATTTCAGCAGCTGTTAGAGCTTTTACATGAATATTGGGAAAATTATCTTTGATTTTTTTAAAAACATCCATATACCATTGTAATCCAGTATGTGGATTAT from Arcobacter suis CECT 7833 encodes:
- a CDS encoding lysophospholipid acyltransferase family protein; its protein translation is MKNYFKFSVLPYILYLLIKLIYLTNRKTFHHPKLNENEAFIFVAWHGDLVSQPINYFNKRPNGKVKTMISQSKDGEIIAKVYSLFGIGAIRGSSSKGAAKALISTIREIKSGYDVAISPDGPRGPRFSVASGVVAIAQKSGARIVVLSSKPEKYWQFNSWDKFILPKPFGKVNFYMSEPYDIVNLEFEEARDFIKNKMLLNVIL
- the mqnE gene encoding aminofutalosine synthase MqnE: MSIIEKLEKNERLNYEDAIKLYDLDLFTLASFANKIRTNKHGKKTYFNINRHINPTNICKDVCQFCAYSASRKNPEQYTMSHEEILEIVKNSSKNNIKEVHIVSAHNPHTGLQWYMDVFKKIKDNFPNIHVKALTAAEIHFLSTEYKLSYEEIINMMIAHGIDSMPGGGAEIFDETVRKRICGGKVTSDQWLEIHKLWHLKGRKSNATMLFGHVEDRNHRIDHILRLRDLQDITGGFNAFIPLVYQTENNYLKVKEPLTGQEILKTYAIARILLDNIPNIKAYWATSTVKLALIAQEFGANDVDGTIEKEAIQSAAGASSANGIAQMEFVDLIRNSGFIPVERDSIYNEIKTW